The DNA segment AGAAAGCAAGATGAAAAAACAGGTTTACCACTTGTCGATGTAATTTTAGACAAAACTGGCCAAAATGGCACAGGTAAATGGACGAGTATACAAGCAATTGATAACGGAATTCCCGTATCCATTATTACAGAATCATTATTTGCTCGTTACATCTCACATGTAAAAGAAGAACGATTACATGCAGCAAGTATCTTAGCTGGTCCAGAAACTACTAATGAACCAGTAGATCAAGAAGAATGGGTTGAATCTGTTAGACAAGCCTTATATATGGGGAAAATTTGTGCCTATGCACAAGGCTTTACTCAATATAAAGTAACGTCAAAAATCAATGATTGGAACTTGCCATTACAAGACATTGCGCTTATTTTCCGTGGTGGTTGTATCATACGAGCGGAGTTTTTAAACACAATTAGTGAAGCTTTTGGAGCACAAGAATCTACAACAAATTTATTGATTGCACCATACTTTGTTGAAAAAACGAAAGCATATCAAATAGGGATGAGAAAAGTGGTAGCTGAAAGTATGATGTCAGGTATGGCGTTCCCTTCTTTAAGTGCTGCTCTTACTTATTATGATAGTTATCGAACTGGTTACTCGACTGCCAATCTATTGCAAGCACAACGTGATTATTTTGGGGCTCACACATATGAGCGTACAGATGTAGAAGGTTCATTTCACACGATATGGAAATAATCTAAATAGAAGAGCAGGATTAAGGTTTCAATTACCCTTAATCCTGCTTTTCTCTTATTTTTAGTGTACTGAACGTATGAAGGTTTGTTATATTGTAGGGAATAATATAGCATTCTTGGTATTGTTCATATATACATAGAATAGAGTCAATAAAAGGGGTTATCACGATGAAACTAGTTTCTTGGAATGTGAACGGCATTAGGGCTTGTGTGAAAAAAGGATTTATAGATTATTTTCATGAAGTGAATGCGGATATTTTTTGCCTGCAAGAGACGAAGTTACAAGCTGGGCAAATTGATTTACAGTTAGAAGGATATTATCAATATTGGAATTATGCAGTAAAAAAAGGGTATTCAGGTACAGCTGTCTTTACAAAGGAAAAACCAATCTCAGTAAAGTATGGAGTAGGAGATTTAACTGAAGAAGCTGAAGGTAGAATACTTACATTAGAATACGATCAGTTTTATTTAGTGAATGTCTATACACCCAATGCGAAGCGAGATTTAACAAGACTTCCTTACCGCTTAGAATGGGAAGATGAAATGCGTGCCTATTTGAAGCACTTAGATCTAACAAAACCAGTGATTATGTGTGGAGATTTAAATGTGGCGCATCAACAAATAGATTTAAAAAATGCTAAATCAAATAAAGGCAATTCAGGCTTTACAATAGAGGAACGAGGAAAGATGACGGGATTACTAGATGAAGGATTTACAGATACGTTCCGTCATTTTTATCCGGAGAAAGAAGAAGCCTTTACATGGTGGTCTTACATGGCCACGGTGAGAGAGCGTAATATCGGATGGAGAATTGATTACTTCATTACGTCAAACCGACTATGTGAAAGATTAGTTGATGCATATATACATCCACAAATACATGGAAGTGATCATTGTCCGATTGTTTTGGAGCTTAAAGGGAATGTGAAAAACCTTTCATGAGTTCATTGAACTAACGAAAGGCTTAGCTTTAGTCGAGTACTCAAAAGAAGCTACCTAATACGTTTATTGACCACTTTATTTGAGTACAATAGGGCCCCTAAGTAGCCAACCAAGTATGCAATAACTAACACAAAAAGTGCTGAGCCACTAATGGTGCTATTGCCAAGATACAATTGATATAGAACGATGAAAAGAGTTGCGCATATTCCGCCAAGATGTGGTGAATTCTTAATGTAAAAGTGCATGGCTACTAATCCACCGATAATGGCAACAATGAAGAAATTAATTTTAACGAGTACATCTTGTGACGTTGAATGATCTACATTAAGTTCAATATAGAGTAACAACTGTAGGATGATATATTGAGCTATTAAAGAAATTAAGACGACAGGTATCCAATCAAATTTTCTGTTCAAAATCAAAAACCTCCTTCCATTATTGTATGCATAATAAGCATAAAAAAGAATAACAAGGATATTAGTAGCTAGGATAATTGATTGAAAATAATGAGGGAAATATGTAACAAATACTGACGTTTTTTTCTTTCGTAATAAAGAAAATGCGAATGTGCCAGATGAAGGTGTAAAGAATTAGTAAGCATAAGTATAGAAAATTTCCAGTAATCGTCGAGTATCGAGTATAATAGAGAAAAGCAGAGACTGATCATCATTTGATCTAAAGGAGGACTATATATGACTGAAAATAATGAAACAAACCAACAAGATGTGCCGAAGAAAAAATTAAGCTTAAAAGAAGCGATGCAAAAACAATTAGAAGCAAAGAAAAACCTAACTTCCGATAACAACGCTAAAGGAAGTACATCGAAATCATCGAAAGTAATGCAAAGCCAACAAACGAAAAAAGTAAGTAATACACGTAGAAAAATGGGTGTATAATAAAACTGCGCAAACCGATTTTTATATGGTTTGCGTTTTTCTTAGGGAATTTTAGATTTTGATTAAATGGTGTATACTTATGACAATTGTGATCGTGGAAGAAGGGTTTTAGATGGTGTCGAAATATGCAGATGATGGATTTGCATTACATACGGACTTATATCAAATAAATATGGCAGAAACTTACTGGGCTGATGGTATACATAATCGTAAAGCGGTGTTTGAGCTGTTTTTCCGCAATTTACCCTTTGGTAATGGCTATGCAATTTTTGCAGGTTTAGAGAGGGTACTAGATTTTCTTCGGGATTTCCAGTTTACGGATAGCGATCTTGCGTATTTGCAGCTAGAGCTTGGATACAAGGAAGACTTTATTAGTTATTTGCGTGAAGTCAGGTTCACCGGAGATGTGTATTCGATGATTGAAGGTGAGCTCGTTTTTGCCAATGAACCAATTATGCGCATTGAGGCTCCACTGGTTGAAGCGCAACTCATTGAAACAGCACTCCTGAATATTGTCAATTACCAAACCTTAATTGCAACGAAAGCAAGTCGTATTAAACAAATCGTCAAAACCGATACAGTTATGGAATTCGGTACGAGACGTGCTCAAGAAATGGATGCAGCAATTTGGGGCTCACGGGCTTCCATAATTGGTGGGATAGAGGCAACAAGTAATCTTAGAGCTGGCAAAAAGTTCGGTATTCCTGTTGCAGGAACACATGCGCATTCGCTTGTTCAAGCATACAAAAATGAATATGAAGCTTTCCATGCATATGCCAAACGACATAAAGATTGTGTATTCCTTGTAGATACTTACAATACATTAAAGACCGGTGTTCCAACTGCCATTCAAGTAGCAAAAGAACTTGGAGATAAAATCAATTTCGTTGGAATTCGTTTGGATAGTGGAGATATTTCATTCCTATCAAAAGAGTCACGTCGTATGTTAGATGAAGCGGGCTTTACGGATGCGAAAATCGTCGTGTCAAATGATTTAGATGAATATACAATTTTAAACTTAAAAGCCCAAGGTGCGAAAGTGGATATGTGGGGCATTGGCACAAAGTTAATTACCGCGTATGACCAACCCGCTCTTGGTGCAGTATATAAAATTGTTTCAATTGAAGATGAAAAAGGTGTAATGGAAGATACAATTAAAATTTCATCTACTTCTGAAAAGGTAACGACGCCGGGTAGGAAAAAACTGTATCGTATAATTGATCGAGAAAATGGCAAAGCAGAAGGCGATTATATTACGATGTTTGATGAAGACCCTACTCATGAACACCGATTAAAAATGTTCCATCCAGTTCATACCTTTGTTTCGAAATTTGTGACGAACTTTGAAGCAAAAGAGCTGCATACAAAAGTCATTGAAAATGGACAAGTTATTTATTCGAATCCAACGTTGTTTGCAATGAGGGATTACGCAACTGCTAACTTAGAATTACTATGGGATGAATACAAACGTTCTTTAAATCCAGAAGAATATCCAGTAGATTTAAGCCAAAAATGTTGGGATAACAAGATGCGAAATATCCAAGAGATAAAAGAAATGGTAGATAGGATGCATTACTCTTAAAGGAGTGACTATGATGACAAACTTGCAAAAGACAATTATTGAAGAATTGAAAGTTAAACCATCGATTGACGCCAAACAAGAAATACGTATATCCATTGATTTTATGAAAAATTATTTAAAAAAGCATTCATTCTTAAAAGGATTGGTTCTTGGTATTTCAGGTGGTCAAGATTCTGCACTTACTGGCAAGCTTGCTCAAATGGCGGTAGATGAATTAAATGATGAACTGGGAGCACAAGCCTATTCTTTTAATGCGGTTCGATTGCCTTATGGCGTTCAGTTTGATGAAGATGATTGTCACGACGCACTAAATTTCATACAACCATCTAAAATTTATACGGTGAATATAAAAAATGCAGTCGATGCAAGTAAACATGCACTTGATACCTCTGGGATTACCCTTTCTGACTTTGCTAAAGGAAATGAAAAAGCACGTGAAAGAATGAAAGTTCAATACTCAATTGCGGCTATGCACGATGCAGTCGTCCTTGGAACAGATCATGCAGCAGAAGCCGTCACTGGTTTTTATACTAAATATGGTGATGGTGGAGCCGACTTAGTGCCTATTTCTCGATTAAATAAGCGACAAGGGAAACAACTATTAATAGTTCTAGGTTGTCCGGAACATTTATATACAAAAATTCCTACTGCGGATTTAGAAGAAGATCGTCCTGCGTTACCAGATGAGATTGCTTTAGGTGTTTCATATGATCAAATAGATGATTATTTAGAAGGAAAAAAGATTCCAACTGAGTCAAAAGAACAAATTGAAAATCATTATTTACGCTCAAAACATAAAAGACATATGCCTATTACCGTCTTTGATGATTTTTGGAAATAAATTCAAGCACATGTAGCACTATGCTATGTGTGCTTTTTTGTACTCTAATAAGTTGTTAAGTATCAAAGTATTAGGTAAAATGGACTTATAATGTGTCAATTTTCTAACAAATACAAAAATTCAACACAACAACTGGGGGAGTAGAGACATGAAAAACCAAGAAAAAATGCATTCGATTATAGATAATATAGAGCGAGTAATTATAGGGAAACGAGATATTGCAGAGCTATGTGTAGTTGCGTTAATCGCTCAAGGACATGTTTTACTTGAAGATGTTCCGGGTGTTGGTAAGACGGTTATGGTGCGTGCATTAGCGAAATCAGTAGGCGCTCAATTCAAACGTATTCAATTTACGCCCGACTTACTGCCTTCAGATGTAATTGGTGTATCAATATATAATCCCAAAGACATGGAATTTCAATTTAGACCAGGTCCAATTATGGGGAATATCGTATTAGCAGATGAAATCAATCGAACTTCACCTAAAACTCAATCAGCACTTCTCGAGGGAATGGAAGAAGCATCGGTAACAATCGATGGAGAAACGATGATGATTCCTAAACCGTTCTTTGTAATGGCCACACAAAATCCAATTGAATATGAAGGTACGTATCCGCTTCCAGAAGCACAATTGGACCGTTTCTTACTTAAACTTAGAATGGGTTATCCTTCACATGCAGAAGAAATTGAAGTGTTAAAAAGAGCTGAAAAATCATCTCCACTTGAAGACTTAAAACCTGTCATTTCACTTGAAGACCTCATTCTTTTGCAACAAGAAGTAAAAGACGTAATGGTCGATGATACCATCAAAAATTATATTGTCGATTTGGCTAACCGAACCAGAAAAGATTCTTATATATATTTGGGTGTAAGTCCTCGGGGATCTCTAGCATTAATGAAAGCATCACAAGCGTTAGCAATGTTACGAGGTAGAGACTTTGTTACGCCAGATGATGTTCAATATTTAGCACCATTCGTCTTTAGTCATCGAATGATTTTACGTTCAGAAGCACGCTATGATGGTGTTACAACTGAAGAAATTATTGGACGTATTTTAACGAAAACAAATGTTCCGATTAAAAGGCTTGTTAAACAATGAAACGAATAAACTCTTCGTTGGCATTAGGACTGCGTCTCCTGTTTGTTATTTTTCTATTAATCTCTGCGTTTACTTTTGCGATGTTTCAAGGTGGATTCGTTAGCTGGTTTATATTTTATACTGTGCTTCCATTTGCCTTATATTCCATCATATTTTTCTTCATCCCAATCTCAAAAATACAAGTTGAACGTTTCATTCAGACACCTCAAATACGTAAAGGTGATAAACTCATCGTAACGGTGAAGTTAATAAGAACTTCTAGATTTCCGATGCTTTATTTAGTTGTAAAAGAAATGACACAAAGCTTACAACTCATTCGTCATATGGATTCATCCCAGTTAAAAACAATTAAAATGGTGGGGTTT comes from the Paenisporosarcina antarctica genome and includes:
- a CDS encoding AAA family ATPase; the encoded protein is MKNQEKMHSIIDNIERVIIGKRDIAELCVVALIAQGHVLLEDVPGVGKTVMVRALAKSVGAQFKRIQFTPDLLPSDVIGVSIYNPKDMEFQFRPGPIMGNIVLADEINRTSPKTQSALLEGMEEASVTIDGETMMIPKPFFVMATQNPIEYEGTYPLPEAQLDRFLLKLRMGYPSHAEEIEVLKRAEKSSPLEDLKPVISLEDLILLQQEVKDVMVDDTIKNYIVDLANRTRKDSYIYLGVSPRGSLALMKASQALAMLRGRDFVTPDDVQYLAPFVFSHRMILRSEARYDGVTTEEIIGRILTKTNVPIKRLVKQ
- a CDS encoding nicotinate phosphoribosyltransferase; translated protein: MVSKYADDGFALHTDLYQINMAETYWADGIHNRKAVFELFFRNLPFGNGYAIFAGLERVLDFLRDFQFTDSDLAYLQLELGYKEDFISYLREVRFTGDVYSMIEGELVFANEPIMRIEAPLVEAQLIETALLNIVNYQTLIATKASRIKQIVKTDTVMEFGTRRAQEMDAAIWGSRASIIGGIEATSNLRAGKKFGIPVAGTHAHSLVQAYKNEYEAFHAYAKRHKDCVFLVDTYNTLKTGVPTAIQVAKELGDKINFVGIRLDSGDISFLSKESRRMLDEAGFTDAKIVVSNDLDEYTILNLKAQGAKVDMWGIGTKLITAYDQPALGAVYKIVSIEDEKGVMEDTIKISSTSEKVTTPGRKKLYRIIDRENGKAEGDYITMFDEDPTHEHRLKMFHPVHTFVSKFVTNFEAKELHTKVIENGQVIYSNPTLFAMRDYATANLELLWDEYKRSLNPEEYPVDLSQKCWDNKMRNIQEIKEMVDRMHYS
- a CDS encoding exodeoxyribonuclease III; protein product: MKLVSWNVNGIRACVKKGFIDYFHEVNADIFCLQETKLQAGQIDLQLEGYYQYWNYAVKKGYSGTAVFTKEKPISVKYGVGDLTEEAEGRILTLEYDQFYLVNVYTPNAKRDLTRLPYRLEWEDEMRAYLKHLDLTKPVIMCGDLNVAHQQIDLKNAKSNKGNSGFTIEERGKMTGLLDEGFTDTFRHFYPEKEEAFTWWSYMATVRERNIGWRIDYFITSNRLCERLVDAYIHPQIHGSDHCPIVLELKGNVKNLS
- the nadE gene encoding ammonia-dependent NAD(+) synthetase → MTNLQKTIIEELKVKPSIDAKQEIRISIDFMKNYLKKHSFLKGLVLGISGGQDSALTGKLAQMAVDELNDELGAQAYSFNAVRLPYGVQFDEDDCHDALNFIQPSKIYTVNIKNAVDASKHALDTSGITLSDFAKGNEKARERMKVQYSIAAMHDAVVLGTDHAAEAVTGFYTKYGDGGADLVPISRLNKRQGKQLLIVLGCPEHLYTKIPTADLEEDRPALPDEIALGVSYDQIDDYLEGKKIPTESKEQIENHYLRSKHKRHMPITVFDDFWK